CTGGGCTATCTGTGGGGTACATGGTTCCCGATCAACAAAAAGATGTGGACATCGTCCTATGTGCTCGTTGCCGGCGGGTACAGTTGCCTGTTTCTGGCGGCGTTCTATCAGTTGATTGACATCTGGCAATGGCGCCGCTGGTGCCTGCCGTTCGTGATCATTGGCAGCAACGCGATCTTCATCTACATGGCATCCGAACTAATTCCGTTCGATCAAATCTCGCTACGATTTGTCGGCGGCGATGTGGCCGAGCACTTGGGCCGTTTGTCGGGGGTCGTTGCCGCGACAGTCCAGCTGGGGCTCGAGCTGGCGATCCTATGGTGGCTATACACAAAAAAGATTTTCATCCGGATCTAACGACGGCCAAATCCAAGGCCACCCTTGTTTGTTGATCGACCGGTTGCGAACCCATCATGCCGGTCCCTCTTCGGTATCGAAACCTGCCAGTGAGGCGGGCATCTTCGGCACGCGCAGCGTAACGCCCGCAGGCGTCTTCAAGGCCAGGAAACTTCTGCGCGCTTGCCATTGCGATAGTTCGCGCACTTCCGCGAATGACAACACCGGCTCGACGCAGGAATCAGAGTCGCCGAATATTTCGATCCATTCGGCACGCGTTTTCGTCGCAAATACTTCGGCCAATCGTGACTCGATATTGTCGACGTCGGGGCAGCCATGAAACCTGGCAGTTGCCATTTCCGGCAGTCTCAATCGTTCGCAGACCGAGACCCAGAATTTTGGCTCCAGCGCTCCGACGGTGATATGATGATCATCGCTGGTGCGGAAGATGCGATAGCATGGGGCGCCGCCGCTGAGGAGTTCGCCGTCGCGCTGTGGGTTGCTGCCGAGGGCGTCGGCAGCCGCGAACAACGTTGCCATGAGCGGCAAAAGTTGCTCGGACATGCTGACGTCGATGTGCCGGCCCCGATTGGTTTTGTGCCGTTCGAGCAGGGCTGCCAAAATTAGCATAGCCGCCGCATACGAGCCCGCGGCCGTGTCGGCTACTTGCAACTGGGGATTTGGAGTCGTTGCTGCGTTGCCGCCAGCAATCGACAGCACCCCGGCCAGCGCCTGGTAGTTCAAGTCATGTCCGGCACGCTGCGCGTAGGGGCCTGTCTGTCCGTAGCCCGAGATGCTGCACAGGACGATGCGCGGATTGATTTCACTGAGCTTCGCATAACCTATTTGCAGCTTGTCGATCACACCTGGACGGAAGCCCTCAAGGACCACATCCGCCGTGCGCACCAGTTCGTAAAACCGTTCGCGATCCGTGGGCTCTTTCAGATTCAGCGTGAGGATCTCTTTGCCGCGATTAATCGTCGCATATGTGGCCGAGACGTCGCCGGCCATCGGCGGCCAGTACGCCATATAGTCGCCAGGCGCGGGGGGTTCGACCTTTGTCACACGTGCGCCGAGATCGCGCAGGATCTGCGTCGCCAGTGGACCTGGCAATAGCAGAGACAGGTCGATTACATGACAGCCCTCGAGCGGCGCCATCTGGCAAAGCCTCTTGATCCCTGCTGCTGATCATGAGCGGTGCAGTATGCACACGGTCCGCCAGCAATGCATTTCTCGTTGCCAAACTACCATCTGGCCGGCGCG
The sequence above is drawn from the Pirellulales bacterium genome and encodes:
- a CDS encoding CaiB/BaiF CoA-transferase family protein, translated to MAPLEGCHVIDLSLLLPGPLATQILRDLGARVTKVEPPAPGDYMAYWPPMAGDVSATYATINRGKEILTLNLKEPTDRERFYELVRTADVVLEGFRPGVIDKLQIGYAKLSEINPRIVLCSISGYGQTGPYAQRAGHDLNYQALAGVLSIAGGNAATTPNPQLQVADTAAGSYAAAMLILAALLERHKTNRGRHIDVSMSEQLLPLMATLFAAADALGSNPQRDGELLSGGAPCYRIFRTSDDHHITVGALEPKFWVSVCERLRLPEMATARFHGCPDVDNIESRLAEVFATKTRAEWIEIFGDSDSCVEPVLSFAEVRELSQWQARRSFLALKTPAGVTLRVPKMPASLAGFDTEEGPA